In the genome of Plasmodium cynomolgi strain B DNA, scaffold: 0784, whole genome shotgun sequence, the window cattatattttttgtatttatatttgtttttatcctCATTAATGCATATGtagttttatttatgttttcaatgtataaatatattttttttacatcgaAAAATTTCAGGTTGATAATAggttatttattaaattgatGTTATTAATTCTTTTGTATTAAAAACATTACGCTGGATGGTATCCAAAATAatgttcttcttccccccgtgAGCATGGATTAAAAGATTATGATGCATAATCGTGTAATATATTGTCGCCTCTACTTATTTTACTTATATTATTAGTGTTCCATCCTATTATATTTCGTATCATGCTTCCTACGGGTGTAAacttgtaaataaaaaatttatataaagcatatgtaacatatttatatattaattatggAGATGTAATGATAGATATTAACAAACGTATGCAGTATATTTGTATCaatgaatttatatttactctATATAAAGCGCCTGAAGTCATAGAAGTTGCAACTACTCCAAGAAGGATATTACCAACCTTTGTTACAGTGTgaaattttccattaaaaATAGTACCGACAGGCCCCATTCCAACTGATGCTTGTCTTGATACGGTTTCTCTATCTGAAagtaatttttctctttgtaGATCACTAGAAACATGAGCAacttcttcatttattttatcacgGTGACAAGGAAGAGTACGTAGTACTATTTCTGGATCGTATTGTTCACATTGAGAGTAAAAATTTGggcatttattttcatcactAGAATAACAAAGTtgcttaaaatatttgtatagACGTTTTTTGCTTTCTACATATTTATAGAATTCTTCGCATTTTTGTGGA includes:
- a CDS encoding hypothetical protein (putative) → LVLYDDLRNRRELYEYCVDYSSIYKLLPYYPQKCEEFYKYVESKKRLYKYFKQLCYSSDENKCPNFYSQCEQYDPEIVLRTLPCHRDKINEEVAHVSSDLQREKLLSDRETVSRQASVGMGPVGTIFNGKFHTVTKVGNILLGVVATSMTSGALYRVNINSLIQIYCIRLLISIITSP